Proteins from a genomic interval of Rhizobium leguminosarum:
- a CDS encoding ABC transporter substrate-binding protein, with the protein MKKLIISTLFASMMAGTAFADTTLKLVEVITSPERTETLKSIVGKFEAANPGTKVDIISLPWNEAFQKFATMVSAGDVPDVMEMPDTWLSLYANNGMLESLEPYLEKWEHTKELTPRALELGRDVKNTAYMLPYGFYLRAMFYNKKLLAEAGVAAPPKTMEEFTAASEKVSKLPGKYGYCMRGGPGGLNGWMIFAASMAGSNKYFNDDGTSTMNSPGWAKGIEWMVDLYKKGYAPKDSVNWGFNEVVAGFYSGTCAFLDQDPDALIAIAERMKKEDFGVAPLPKGPDGKSFPTIGYGGWSMFTTSGNKDLSWKLIATLEGPEGNLEWNKRIGALPAYTAAEKDPFYAGDQFKGWFEELADPNTVPTVMPTYLEEFAFFKDSLAIKTSQQALLGDISAKDLADQWAEYLTKAQQKFLAKK; encoded by the coding sequence ATGAAAAAACTAATAATCTCGACGCTCTTTGCTTCGATGATGGCGGGCACGGCCTTCGCCGATACGACGCTGAAGCTTGTCGAAGTCATCACCAGCCCGGAGCGCACCGAAACGCTGAAATCGATCGTCGGCAAATTCGAAGCCGCCAATCCCGGCACCAAGGTCGACATCATCTCGCTGCCCTGGAACGAAGCGTTCCAGAAGTTCGCGACCATGGTGTCCGCCGGCGACGTGCCCGATGTGATGGAAATGCCCGATACCTGGCTGTCGCTCTATGCCAATAACGGCATGCTCGAGAGCCTGGAGCCCTACCTCGAAAAGTGGGAGCACACCAAGGAGCTGACGCCGCGCGCGCTCGAACTCGGCCGCGACGTCAAGAACACCGCCTATATGCTGCCCTACGGCTTCTATCTCAGGGCGATGTTCTACAACAAGAAGCTGCTTGCCGAAGCCGGCGTCGCCGCGCCGCCGAAGACGATGGAAGAATTCACCGCCGCTTCGGAAAAGGTTTCCAAACTGCCCGGCAAATATGGCTACTGCATGCGCGGCGGACCGGGCGGCCTCAACGGCTGGATGATCTTCGCCGCCTCGATGGCCGGCTCGAACAAGTACTTCAACGACGACGGCACCTCGACAATGAACAGCCCCGGCTGGGCCAAGGGCATCGAATGGATGGTCGATCTCTACAAGAAGGGCTATGCGCCGAAGGACAGCGTCAACTGGGGCTTCAACGAAGTCGTCGCTGGCTTCTATTCCGGCACCTGCGCCTTCCTCGACCAGGACCCGGACGCGCTGATCGCCATCGCCGAGCGCATGAAGAAGGAAGATTTCGGTGTTGCACCGTTGCCGAAGGGTCCGGATGGCAAGTCGTTCCCGACCATCGGTTATGGCGGCTGGTCGATGTTCACGACCAGTGGCAACAAGGACCTCTCCTGGAAGCTGATCGCCACCCTCGAAGGGCCTGAAGGCAATCTCGAATGGAATAAGCGCATCGGCGCCCTGCCGGCCTACACCGCGGCCGAGAAGGATCCCTTCTACGCCGGTGACCAGTTCAAGGGCTGGTTCGAGGAACTAGCGGACCCGAACACGGTACCAACAGTCATGCCGACCTACCTCGAGGAATTCGCCTTCTTCAAGGATTCGCTGGCGATCAAGACCTCGCAGCAGGCATTGCTCGGCGATATCTCGGCGAAGGATCTGGCCGACCAGTGGGCCGAATACCTCACCAAGGCGCAGCAGAAGTTCCTCGCCAAGAAATAA
- a CDS encoding ABC transporter ATP-binding protein yields the protein MASIDIRNIHKAYGHVQVLHGVNLEIQDGEFVVLVGPSGCGKSTLLRMIAGLEEVTSGEIRIAGVRVNELHPKDRDIAMVFQSYALYPHMNVAGNMSYSLRLRKVAKEKITSAVAAAAAKLGLDPLLERRPKALSGGQRQRVAMGRAIVRQPKAFLFDEPLSNLDARLREQMRAEIKKLHGDLKATSIYVTHDQIEAMTLADRIVAMHGGVVQQVGSPLELYDRPANLFVAGFIGSPGMNFLEASYDAGGVKLKDGTIVPLAKPLPLVDGAKVTLGIRPEHVLMSDGGAGLAADVELVEPTGFGIILHLALHGLPFKIFTLNREALKAGPKINVAFPPQYLHVFDAEGKRVD from the coding sequence ATGGCATCGATCGATATCCGGAATATCCACAAAGCCTATGGCCATGTGCAGGTGCTGCACGGCGTCAACCTGGAAATCCAGGACGGCGAATTCGTCGTGCTCGTCGGTCCGTCCGGCTGCGGCAAATCCACGCTGCTGCGGATGATCGCCGGGCTTGAAGAGGTCACATCAGGCGAGATCCGCATCGCCGGCGTCAGGGTGAACGAGCTGCATCCCAAGGATCGCGACATCGCCATGGTGTTCCAGTCCTATGCGCTCTATCCGCATATGAACGTCGCCGGCAATATGAGCTACAGCCTCAGGCTGCGGAAGGTGGCGAAGGAGAAAATCACCAGTGCGGTGGCCGCGGCGGCGGCCAAGCTCGGCCTCGATCCGCTGCTCGAACGAAGGCCGAAGGCGCTTTCCGGCGGCCAGCGACAGCGCGTCGCCATGGGCCGCGCCATCGTGCGCCAGCCGAAGGCCTTCCTGTTCGACGAACCGCTGTCGAACCTCGATGCTCGCCTGCGCGAACAGATGCGCGCCGAAATCAAGAAACTGCATGGCGACCTGAAGGCGACCTCAATCTACGTGACCCACGACCAGATCGAGGCAATGACGCTGGCGGACCGGATCGTTGCCATGCATGGCGGGGTGGTCCAGCAGGTCGGAAGTCCCCTGGAACTCTACGACCGCCCCGCCAATCTCTTCGTTGCCGGCTTCATCGGCTCGCCGGGGATGAATTTCCTCGAGGCCAGCTATGATGCCGGCGGCGTGAAGCTGAAGGACGGCACGATCGTGCCGCTTGCCAAGCCTCTGCCGCTTGTCGACGGCGCAAAGGTGACGCTCGGCATCCGGCCGGAGCATGTGCTGATGAGCGACGGCGGGGCGGGGCTTGCCGCGGATGTGGAACTCGTCGAGCCCACAGGCTTCGGCATCATCCTGCACCTTGCCCTGCATGGCCTGCCATTCAAGATCTTCACGCTGAACCGCGAAGCGCTGAAGGCAGGTCCCAAGATCAATGTTGCCTTCCCGCCCCAGTATCTGCACGTGTTCGATGCCGAAGGAAAACGTGTCGATTGA
- a CDS encoding cell wall hydrolase yields MRAEISFGKSLIGILFVGLAAASCTTTSKPAATAANTKTKQGQPAKVTFNYTAKDRDCLQRAMYFESQHSDEDGYMAVGTVVMNRLTSGAYPPSICGVVAQKRQFAPGVMTREVKPQAETELASAADAILIKGARHPAVKDAMFFHTNGLKFPYNNMHYVTVAGGNAFYEKRDSNGMLQTPPPLPSYEVAMNYVPGESMLPPQFEALIPSAVPVPLPAPDPMATASTAQMRITAPVTAPETSPVTSVEPEPGMPIAIPTPRPAYDSVMLRESLPANGG; encoded by the coding sequence TTGAGGGCGGAGATTTCCTTTGGAAAATCCCTGATCGGGATTTTGTTTGTAGGACTGGCGGCTGCAAGCTGCACGACGACATCGAAACCGGCGGCAACGGCGGCGAACACCAAGACGAAGCAGGGTCAACCGGCAAAAGTCACGTTCAATTATACTGCCAAGGATCGCGACTGCCTGCAGCGCGCGATGTATTTCGAATCGCAGCATTCGGACGAGGACGGCTACATGGCTGTCGGGACCGTTGTCATGAACAGGCTCACCTCTGGCGCCTATCCCCCTTCCATCTGCGGCGTCGTGGCCCAGAAAAGACAATTTGCCCCCGGCGTGATGACGCGTGAAGTCAAGCCGCAGGCGGAAACCGAGCTCGCGAGCGCAGCCGATGCGATCCTTATCAAGGGCGCCCGCCATCCTGCGGTGAAGGATGCGATGTTCTTCCACACAAATGGGCTGAAATTCCCCTACAACAACATGCACTATGTGACGGTTGCCGGCGGCAACGCCTTCTACGAGAAGCGCGACTCCAACGGCATGCTTCAAACGCCGCCGCCGCTGCCCTCCTACGAGGTGGCGATGAACTATGTGCCCGGCGAAAGCATGCTGCCGCCGCAATTCGAAGCGCTGATACCCTCGGCGGTTCCCGTTCCTCTGCCGGCTCCGGACCCCATGGCCACCGCGAGCACGGCGCAGATGCGGATCACAGCGCCGGTGACCGCGCCGGAAACATCGCCGGTAACATCGGTTGAGCCCGAGCCGGGAATGCCCATTGCGATCCCGACGCCCCGCCCAGCCTATGACAGCGTGATGCTGCGTGAAAGCCTTCCGGCGAACGGCGGTTAA
- a CDS encoding metallophosphoesterase — translation MLVAQISDIHARPDLSSLRTLERAIAWLKTFRPDVLVVTGDLVDDGWRHGYRLVAENLRSLDCPVHLLPGNGDDVQLMRSELAVVGTWINATGPMHFRTAVNGLTLLGVDVTVAGQSYGDVLPHLPLLMSALADVTTPSLLFMHQPPLRIGIEVLDRVGCRNDSALLSTLVAMDRLPLAILCGHVHRPAFGRLGSMPVQTCGSLCLPNPLLLEGRADLPVIDAPSFLVHEVSDGGLVSHVVSIPASDGSA, via the coding sequence ATGCTTGTTGCGCAGATATCCGATATCCATGCGAGGCCGGACCTTTCGTCGCTGCGGACGCTGGAGCGAGCGATAGCGTGGCTGAAGACGTTCCGCCCGGATGTGCTTGTTGTCACCGGAGATCTGGTAGATGACGGATGGCGGCACGGCTATCGCCTTGTCGCCGAAAACCTGCGGTCGCTGGACTGCCCTGTCCACCTGTTGCCGGGCAACGGTGACGATGTGCAATTGATGCGTTCCGAACTTGCCGTCGTCGGCACGTGGATTAATGCGACGGGACCGATGCATTTCCGGACAGCCGTCAATGGCCTGACCCTGCTCGGGGTCGATGTGACCGTCGCCGGGCAAAGCTACGGCGATGTCCTGCCGCATCTGCCATTGCTGATGAGCGCGCTTGCGGACGTGACGACGCCCTCGCTTCTCTTCATGCATCAGCCGCCATTGAGGATCGGCATCGAGGTGCTGGACCGAGTCGGATGCAGGAACGACAGTGCGCTTCTCAGCACCCTGGTGGCGATGGACAGGCTACCGCTGGCGATTCTTTGTGGCCATGTTCACCGACCCGCATTTGGCCGGCTGGGATCGATGCCTGTCCAGACCTGCGGCTCCCTTTGCCTGCCCAATCCGCTTCTGCTGGAAGGCCGTGCCGATCTTCCGGTGATCGACGCTCCGTCCTTCCTCGTGCATGAGGTCAGCGACGGCGGGCTTGTTTCCCATGTGGTATCGATTCCGGCATCCGATGGCAGCGCATGA
- a CDS encoding sulfate/molybdate ABC transporter ATP-binding protein: MEVRVQNIRKEFDRFPALHDVSLDIRSGELIALLGPSGSGKTTLLRLIAGLESPTEGLIFFGDEDASKKSVQQRNIGFVFQHYALFRYMTVLENVSFGLKVRNSARRPPKADIRRRALELLDLVQLSGLEKRYPAQLSGGQRQRVALARAMAVEPNVLLLDEPFGALDAQVRKDLRKWLRDIHDRTGHTTVFVTHDQDEALELADRVVVMSQGAIEQVGTPDQVYDNPNSPFVFGFIGQSNCLEVEVADGDIRFEGRSLGLNAEGEPDGTAQLYFRPHDVRLCESAENCIAGQPVSSRRVAGTRHIELDIGNDRPHIEIELPPSEADRLDRNRVAFKPTRWKLFRS, from the coding sequence ATGGAAGTACGCGTTCAAAACATTCGCAAGGAATTCGATCGTTTTCCGGCGCTGCACGATGTCTCGCTCGACATCCGCTCCGGCGAGCTGATCGCACTGCTCGGTCCTTCGGGCTCCGGCAAGACGACATTGCTGCGGCTGATTGCCGGCCTCGAAAGCCCGACGGAGGGGCTGATCTTCTTCGGTGACGAGGATGCCTCGAAGAAATCAGTGCAGCAGCGCAATATCGGCTTCGTCTTCCAGCACTATGCTCTGTTCCGCTACATGACGGTGCTCGAAAACGTCTCCTTCGGCCTGAAGGTCAGAAACAGTGCGCGGCGGCCGCCGAAGGCCGATATCCGCAGGCGGGCGCTGGAACTGCTCGACCTCGTCCAGCTTTCCGGTCTGGAAAAGCGCTACCCGGCCCAGCTTTCCGGCGGCCAGCGCCAGCGTGTGGCGCTCGCCCGCGCCATGGCCGTCGAGCCGAACGTGCTGCTGCTCGACGAACCCTTCGGCGCGCTCGACGCCCAGGTGCGCAAGGACCTGCGCAAATGGCTGCGCGATATCCACGACCGCACCGGCCACACCACCGTCTTCGTCACCCACGACCAGGATGAGGCGCTGGAACTTGCCGACCGCGTCGTCGTCATGAGTCAGGGCGCGATCGAACAGGTCGGCACGCCGGACCAGGTCTACGACAATCCGAATTCGCCCTTCGTCTTCGGCTTCATCGGCCAGTCGAACTGCCTTGAAGTCGAGGTTGCCGACGGCGACATTCGCTTCGAAGGCCGCTCGCTCGGCCTCAATGCCGAAGGCGAGCCGGATGGGACGGCACAGCTCTATTTCCGCCCGCATGACGTCAGGCTCTGCGAATCAGCTGAAAACTGTATCGCCGGCCAGCCGGTTTCCAGCCGCCGCGTGGCCGGTACCCGCCATATCGAATTGGATATCGGCAACGATCGCCCGCATATCGAGATCGAATTGCCGCCGAGCGAGGCCGACAGGCTCGACCGCAACCGGGTGGCTTTCAAGCCGACCCGCTGGAAACTGTTCCGCAGTTGA
- the pepT gene encoding peptidase T, translated as MTDTVLDRFLRYVVIDTQSDPASSTQPTTGKQKDLGRVLVDELLKIGLADAHLDEHGYVYATIPANSDKAVPVICFCSHMDTAPDFSGTDVKPQIIGNYAGGDIKLAGDTARVIRVSDHPELQNQIGNDIVTTDGTTLLGADDKAGLAEIMTAAAMLVDNPEIRHGTIKILFTPDEEVGRGVNKVDLAKLGADFAYTMDGETAGHIEDETFSADGVEISISGVAIHPGFAKDRMENAIKIAGAIIDRLPRDLAPETTEGRQGFIHPTGVTGSMEKASLSLIIRDFTDKGLTEKETMLEAIVKDVMAAYPGSTYHFEVKEQYRNMKVVLDRHPEIVENAIEAVRRAGMTPVRGSIRGGTDGSRLSFMGLPCPNIFAGGHAFHSPLEWVSRQDMEKAVKTIVELAKVWEERA; from the coding sequence ATGACCGACACTGTTCTCGACCGCTTTCTCCGTTATGTCGTTATCGACACGCAATCCGACCCTGCCTCGTCGACGCAGCCGACCACCGGCAAGCAGAAGGATCTCGGCCGGGTTCTGGTCGATGAACTGCTGAAGATCGGTCTTGCCGACGCGCATCTCGATGAACACGGCTATGTCTATGCGACCATTCCGGCCAATAGCGACAAGGCGGTGCCGGTCATCTGTTTCTGCTCGCACATGGATACGGCGCCCGATTTCAGCGGCACCGATGTCAAGCCGCAGATCATCGGGAATTATGCCGGCGGGGATATCAAGCTTGCCGGCGACACTGCCCGGGTGATCCGGGTCAGCGATCACCCCGAACTGCAGAACCAGATCGGCAATGATATCGTCACGACCGATGGAACGACATTGCTCGGCGCCGACGATAAGGCGGGACTGGCGGAGATCATGACCGCGGCTGCGATGCTCGTCGACAATCCCGAGATCAGGCATGGGACGATCAAGATCCTGTTCACGCCGGACGAGGAGGTCGGGCGCGGCGTCAACAAGGTGGATCTAGCGAAACTCGGAGCCGACTTCGCCTATACGATGGACGGCGAGACGGCCGGCCATATCGAGGATGAGACCTTCTCGGCCGACGGCGTCGAGATCAGCATATCAGGTGTGGCGATCCATCCCGGTTTCGCCAAGGACCGCATGGAAAACGCCATCAAGATCGCCGGCGCCATCATCGACCGGCTGCCGAGGGATCTTGCGCCGGAGACCACCGAAGGCAGGCAGGGTTTCATCCATCCCACCGGCGTGACCGGCTCGATGGAGAAGGCGTCGCTGAGCCTCATCATCCGTGACTTCACCGACAAGGGGCTGACGGAAAAGGAAACGATGCTCGAAGCTATCGTCAAGGACGTGATGGCTGCCTATCCCGGCTCGACCTATCATTTTGAGGTGAAGGAGCAGTATCGCAACATGAAGGTGGTGCTCGATCGTCATCCGGAGATTGTCGAGAACGCGATCGAGGCGGTGCGCCGGGCCGGCATGACGCCGGTGCGCGGCAGCATCCGCGGCGGCACGGATGGCTCGCGTCTCTCCTTCATGGGATTGCCGTGCCCGAATATTTTCGCCGGCGGCCATGCATTCCACTCGCCGCTCGAATGGGTCAGCCGCCAGGATATGGAAAAGGCCGTCAAGACGATCGTGGAGCTGGCGAAGGTCTGGGAAGAGCGCGCCTAA
- a CDS encoding FadR/GntR family transcriptional regulator: protein MKANRSDRPVIRPLPVMDRARQVTDALADYVEEARLKAGDRLPAERELMTALAVGRSTIREAIRHFQALGVIETRKGSGTYLLKPVSRATIHMPLSFDTAHLRDVLLQTLEVRRGIECEAGMVAARRRTEKDLVVIEEKLNAMERVHLEKGTSGPEDLAFHLAVYDAAHNPLFRQLLEQMRETFERFWAHPFDRQDFARRSFPFHRTLFDAIAAGDPDAARAETLKILAIVEEDIKEMSK from the coding sequence ATGAAGGCAAATCGCAGCGACAGGCCAGTGATCCGGCCGCTTCCTGTTATGGACCGCGCGCGTCAGGTGACCGATGCGCTGGCGGATTATGTCGAGGAAGCCAGATTGAAGGCGGGCGACCGTTTGCCGGCCGAGCGCGAGCTGATGACCGCCCTTGCCGTCGGCCGCTCGACCATTCGCGAGGCGATCCGGCATTTCCAGGCGCTCGGTGTCATTGAGACGCGCAAGGGAAGCGGCACTTATCTGCTGAAGCCGGTGTCGAGGGCGACGATCCACATGCCGCTCTCGTTCGATACCGCACACCTTCGCGACGTGCTGCTGCAAACGCTGGAGGTACGCCGCGGAATCGAATGTGAGGCGGGCATGGTGGCGGCGCGGCGGCGCACCGAAAAGGACCTCGTCGTCATCGAGGAAAAGCTGAACGCGATGGAGCGGGTGCACTTGGAGAAGGGCACCTCCGGGCCGGAGGATCTGGCCTTCCATCTCGCCGTCTACGACGCCGCCCACAATCCGCTGTTTCGCCAGCTTCTCGAACAGATGCGCGAGACCTTCGAGCGCTTCTGGGCGCATCCCTTCGACCGGCAGGATTTCGCGCGCCGGTCCTTTCCCTTTCACCGCACCCTTTTCGACGCGATCGCTGCCGGGGATCCCGATGCGGCGCGCGCCGAAACATTGAAAATTCTCGCCATCGTCGAGGAAGACATCAAGGAAATGTCCAAATGA
- a CDS encoding PLP-dependent transferase, with the protein MSSGAEPFDLASLITAHDEGNFADAVVPPIFQTSLFTFSDYDDMIASYRGEKVRPIYTRGLNPTVRAFEEMLAKLEGAEDALGFASGMAAISSAVLSFVEPGDRIVAVKHVYPDAFRLFGTILKRMKIEVTYVDGRDEEAVAKALPGAKLFYMESPTSWVMEAHDVGALAALARQHGAVSMIDNSWASPFFQRPLTLGVDLVIHSASKYLGGHSDVVAGIIAGSNAMIARVKAEAYPYLGGKLSPFDAWLLIRGLRTLPLRMRAHETSALEIARRLQKLDVVETVCHPGLANRLPTGLNGTSGLFSFIFREGVDIRAFADHLKLFKLGVSWGGHESLIVPGEVVLQQKAQPNSAHAFGIHARSVRLHVGLEGTEALWRDIEEALAAASQS; encoded by the coding sequence ATGAGCAGCGGCGCAGAACCGTTCGATCTTGCTTCCCTCATCACTGCGCATGACGAAGGCAACTTCGCCGACGCCGTCGTGCCGCCGATTTTCCAGACCTCGCTTTTCACCTTTTCCGATTACGACGACATGATCGCCTCCTACCGAGGCGAGAAGGTGCGGCCGATCTATACGCGCGGCCTGAACCCGACGGTGCGCGCCTTCGAGGAAATGCTCGCCAAGCTCGAAGGGGCGGAGGATGCGCTGGGTTTTGCCAGCGGCATGGCGGCGATCTCGTCGGCGGTCTTAAGCTTCGTCGAGCCGGGCGACCGCATCGTCGCCGTCAAGCATGTCTATCCCGATGCCTTCCGCCTGTTCGGCACCATCCTGAAGCGGATGAAGATCGAGGTGACCTATGTCGATGGCCGCGATGAGGAAGCGGTCGCCAAGGCGCTGCCCGGCGCGAAGCTCTTCTACATGGAAAGCCCGACGAGCTGGGTGATGGAGGCACATGATGTCGGCGCGCTCGCCGCACTCGCCAGACAACACGGCGCCGTCTCGATGATCGACAACAGCTGGGCGAGCCCGTTCTTCCAGCGGCCGCTGACGCTCGGCGTCGACCTCGTCATCCATTCGGCCTCGAAATATCTTGGCGGCCACAGCGATGTGGTGGCGGGCATCATCGCCGGCTCGAACGCGATGATTGCGCGCGTCAAGGCCGAGGCCTATCCTTATCTTGGCGGCAAGCTTTCGCCGTTCGACGCCTGGCTCCTGATCCGCGGGTTGCGCACGCTGCCGCTGCGCATGCGGGCCCACGAGACATCGGCGCTTGAAATCGCCAGGCGCCTGCAGAAGCTCGACGTGGTGGAGACGGTCTGCCATCCGGGGCTCGCCAACCGCCTGCCCACCGGCCTCAACGGCACTTCGGGCCTGTTTTCCTTCATATTCCGCGAAGGCGTCGATATCCGCGCCTTCGCCGATCACCTCAAGCTCTTCAAACTGGGCGTAAGCTGGGGTGGACATGAAAGCCTGATCGTACCGGGCGAGGTGGTGCTTCAGCAGAAGGCACAGCCGAATTCCGCACATGCCTTCGGCATCCATGCGCGATCCGTACGTCTCCATGTCGGCCTCGAAGGAACCGAGGCTCTGTGGAGAGATATCGAGGAGGCGCTCGCCGCCGCCTCACAATCCTGA
- a CDS encoding carbohydrate ABC transporter permease, protein MRRSVIPTIAHRLAIFCYIAFSLFPLFWLLKVSVTPNDLLYSEGVRMWPSRTTWDHYAFVLRHSAFPTFFKNSLIVSASTAVTVTICASLSGYALSRFNFRAKYWIVALMLLTQMFPLVMLVAPIFKILSPLHLTNSLTGLVIVYTAFNVPFATFLMQSFFDGIPRDLEEAAKIDGATQFTAFRQIILPLTLPGIAATLGFVFTAAWSELLFALMLINGNDAATFPVGLLTFVSKFSVDFGQMMAAGFMALIPAGLFFLLIQRYLVQGLTAGAVKG, encoded by the coding sequence ATGAGACGATCCGTCATTCCCACCATCGCACACCGCCTGGCGATCTTCTGCTACATCGCCTTTTCGCTCTTTCCGCTGTTCTGGCTGCTCAAGGTGTCGGTGACGCCGAACGACCTGCTCTATAGCGAAGGCGTGCGCATGTGGCCGTCGCGCACGACATGGGATCACTATGCCTTCGTGCTGCGCCACAGTGCCTTTCCGACCTTCTTCAAGAACAGCCTGATCGTCTCGGCCTCGACTGCCGTCACCGTGACAATCTGCGCCTCGCTGTCCGGCTACGCATTGTCGCGCTTCAATTTCCGGGCAAAATACTGGATCGTCGCTTTGATGCTGCTGACCCAGATGTTCCCGCTGGTCATGCTGGTGGCGCCGATCTTCAAAATCCTGTCACCGCTGCATCTGACCAACAGTTTGACCGGGCTCGTCATCGTCTACACCGCCTTCAACGTGCCTTTCGCCACTTTCCTGATGCAGTCCTTCTTCGACGGCATTCCGAGGGATCTCGAAGAGGCGGCGAAGATCGACGGGGCGACGCAGTTCACGGCGTTTCGCCAGATCATCTTGCCGCTGACGCTGCCGGGGATCGCCGCCACACTCGGTTTCGTCTTCACCGCCGCCTGGAGCGAGCTGCTCTTCGCGCTGATGCTGATCAACGGCAATGACGCTGCGACCTTCCCGGTCGGCCTTCTCACCTTCGTTTCGAAATTCTCGGTGGATTTCGGGCAGATGATGGCGGCGGGCTTCATGGCGCTCATTCCGGCCGGCCTCTTCTTCCTGCTCATCCAGCGCTATCTCGTCCAGGGCCTGACGGCCGGTGCGGTCAAGGGTTAA
- a CDS encoding carbohydrate ABC transporter permease, which translates to MTISADTLDMRRDRRPWLRRVADASEPYLYSAPSLILIIAVMLVPLTVGISYAFRDIQLLNPFSGGFIGLDHFRELAGDAAFYGALRNTLWWTGASVVLQFVFGLILALLLDKPFRGRAIAQALVFLPWAVPSFLAGLNWAWLFNPVIGPIPHWLFALGLMHEPGNILSDPNYAMWGPIVANVWWGIPFFAITLLAALQAIPRDLYEAASIDGAGWFQRFRSITLPFLAPTIAITVLLRTVWISNFADLIVVMTNGGPADRTQIVASYIFTTAFRRLDFGYASAIALVLLVLLLAYSMLIILLRQTLLNKD; encoded by the coding sequence ATGACCATTTCCGCCGATACGCTCGACATGCGTCGCGACCGCAGGCCATGGCTGCGTCGCGTTGCCGATGCTTCGGAGCCCTATCTCTACAGCGCGCCGTCGCTGATCCTGATCATCGCGGTGATGCTGGTGCCGCTGACGGTCGGGATTTCCTACGCCTTCCGCGATATCCAGCTGCTCAATCCGTTTTCCGGTGGCTTCATCGGGCTCGATCATTTCCGCGAGCTTGCCGGCGATGCCGCCTTCTACGGGGCGCTGAGGAACACGCTGTGGTGGACGGGCGCCTCCGTCGTCCTGCAGTTCGTTTTCGGGCTGATCCTGGCGCTGCTGCTCGACAAGCCGTTTAGGGGCAGGGCAATCGCGCAGGCGTTGGTCTTCCTGCCCTGGGCCGTGCCGTCTTTCCTCGCCGGCCTCAACTGGGCCTGGCTGTTCAATCCCGTCATCGGGCCGATCCCGCACTGGCTCTTCGCCCTCGGGCTGATGCATGAGCCGGGTAATATCCTCTCCGATCCCAATTATGCGATGTGGGGGCCGATCGTGGCCAATGTCTGGTGGGGCATTCCCTTCTTCGCCATCACGCTGCTTGCGGCGCTGCAGGCGATCCCGCGCGATCTCTATGAAGCGGCGTCGATCGACGGCGCCGGCTGGTTCCAGCGCTTCCGCTCGATCACCCTGCCGTTCCTGGCGCCAACGATCGCCATCACCGTGCTGCTGCGCACCGTGTGGATTTCCAACTTCGCCGATCTCATCGTCGTCATGACCAATGGCGGACCGGCCGACCGGACGCAGATCGTCGCCAGCTACATCTTCACGACAGCCTTCAGGCGGCTCGATTTCGGCTACGCCTCGGCGATCGCGCTGGTGCTGCTCGTGCTGCTGCTTGCCTATTCGATGCTGATCATCCTGCTCCGGCAGACGCTGCTGAACAAGGATTGA